CCCGAACCTATCTTAAAGGCCATCTCTCAGATGAAAGCCATACCGGAGGAGACCTTGATGGTAGGGGACAGCCAATATGATATGATGGCTGCTAAAGCGGCGGGGGTATCTGCCGCAGGGGTGGCATGGTCGATGAAGGGGGCCGATTTTCTCCATCAATTTCATCCCGACTATATGCTGGAAAGTATCGATGATCTCATTTTAATTGTCAGTGGGAAATGAGGTGAGAATATGAGAAACACAGACCGTTTCCCGGTAAAAGGGGCCAATTCCCTTTGGCAGTTATACAAAACGGTACCCTTTTGGAAAGTGATGCGAAATTTTGTGGTGATTCAATTGGCCCGGTATACTCCCTTTATCCCAATGAAAAATTGGATGTATCGCACTTTTTTGGGTATGGAAGTAGGGGAAAAAACAGCTGTTGCTTTGATGGTGATGATGGACATTTTGGTTCCGGAGAGAATTCATATTGGGAGAAACAGCATCATCGGTTATAACACCACCATTCTCGCCCATGAATATTTAATAGATGAATATC
This sequence is a window from Microaerobacter geothermalis. Protein-coding genes within it:
- a CDS encoding acyltransferase, whose amino-acid sequence is MRNTDRFPVKGANSLWQLYKTVPFWKVMRNFVVIQLARYTPFIPMKNWMYRTFLGMEVGEKTAVALMVMMDILVPERIHIGRNSIIGYNTTILAHEYLIDEYRFGDVYIGSEVMVGANTIILPGVTIGDRAIVAAGSVVHKDVAPGTFVGGNPIQVIGKNQEKEMEATE